A stretch of Pseudoprevotella muciniphila DNA encodes these proteins:
- a CDS encoding DUF3467 domain-containing protein, which produces MEKQKEGQLKIELSPEVAQGEYANLAVITHSSAEFVMDFIRMLPNLPQANVKSRIIMAPEHAKRLMNALRENIDKYERVFGGIRLNEPPGQNGRTATPFGMPEGKA; this is translated from the coding sequence ATGGAGAAACAAAAAGAAGGACAACTGAAGATAGAGTTGTCGCCGGAAGTAGCACAGGGCGAATATGCCAATCTGGCTGTAATTACCCACTCAAGTGCGGAATTTGTCATGGATTTCATCCGAATGTTGCCTAACTTGCCGCAGGCCAACGTAAAATCCCGCATCATCATGGCTCCTGAACATGCCAAGCGCCTGATGAATGCGCTGAGAGAAAACATCGACAAATACGAGAGAGTTTTCGGCGGCATCCGCCTGAACGAGCCTCCTGGTCAAAATGGCCGCACTGCCACACCATTTGGAATGCCGGAAGGCAAGGCATAA
- the rpoC gene encoding DNA-directed RNA polymerase subunit beta', with amino-acid sequence MAFKKENKLKSNFTKITIGLASPEEIQANSFGEVLKPETINYRTYKPERDGLFCERIFGPTKDYECNCGKYKRIRYKGIVCDRCGVEVTEKKVRRERAGHITLVVPVAHIWYFKSLPNKIGYLLGLPTKKLDSIIYYERYVVIQPGLLSEDCNELDLLTEEEYLELLKKLPQDNQYLEDTDPNKFIAKMGAEAVYDLLHRLDLDALSYELRDRANTDTSMQRKNDALKRLQVVEAFRSSKEINKPEWMIMKILPVTPPDLRPLVPLDGGRFATSDLNDLYRRVLIRNNRLKRLLEIKAPEVILRNEKRMLQEAVDSLFDNSRKSSAVKSDSNRPLKSLSDSLKGKQGRFRQNLLGKRVDYSARSVIVVGPELKMGECGLPKLMAAELYKPFVIRKLIERGVVKTVKSAKRLVDRKDPMIWDILEYVMKGHPVLLNRAPTLHRLGIQAFQPKMIEGKAIQLHPLACTAFNADFDGDQMAVHLPLSNEAIMEAQILMLQSHNILNPANGAPITVPSQDMVLGLYYITKIRPGAKGEGLTFYGPEEAIIAFNENRVDVHAPVKVLVDDLDENGFPVKHIVETSVGRVIVNEIIPKEVGFVNTIISKKSLRDVITRVIKSVGMAEACEFLDGIKNLGYRMAYEGGLSFNLDDIIIPEEKKNIVKRGNDEVDQITANYNMGFITDKERYNQVIDTWSHVNTDLKKILMKEMTEADQGFNAVFMMLDSGARGSADQIAQLAGMRGLMAKPQKAGAEGNMIIENPILSNFKEGMSVLEYFISTHGARKGLADTALKTADAGYLTRRLVDVSHDVIITEEDCGTLRGLVCHALKDGDEVISSLGERILGRVTVHDIINPESGRLILPAGEEITESVVAEIENSPIESVEIRSVLTCESKKGVCQKCYGRNLATSKMVQIGEPVGVIAAQSIGEPGTQLTLRTFHAGGIAGDAAANATITAKSDCRVEFEELRTVDVKEEDGTPSKVVVSRLTEVHFVDVNTNIVLSVMNVPYGSHLFVDDKQMVKKGTLVARWDPFNAVIVTEDGGKIKLEGVEEGSTYRIEEDEATGLRERIVVESKDRNKVPVAHIMKGKEVLRTYNFPINGHISVEDGQKVVPGDILVKIPRAVSKAGDITGGLPRVTELFEARNPSNPAVVSEIDGEISMGTVKRGHREIIVTSKLGEVKKYLVSLSKQILVQENDFVRAGTPLSDGSVTPADILAIQGPTAVQSYIVNEVQDVYRLQGVKINDKHFEVIVRQMMRKVEIQDAGDTRFLEQEIVDKLDFAEENDRIWGKKVVTDAGDSENLHKGQIVTARKLRDENSFLKRQDKAIVQTRDAVPATSRQILQGITRAALQTKSFMSAASFQETTKVLNDAAIRGKTDYLEGMKENVICGHLIPAGTGLRQFQRIVVGDKEQYDRLQQSENVY; translated from the coding sequence ATGGCTTTCAAGAAAGAAAATAAATTAAAGAGTAATTTCACGAAGATCACCATCGGTCTGGCATCACCTGAGGAGATACAGGCAAACTCATTCGGTGAGGTTCTGAAACCTGAAACCATCAACTACCGTACATACAAGCCTGAACGCGACGGTCTTTTCTGCGAACGCATCTTCGGTCCTACGAAAGACTATGAGTGCAACTGCGGTAAGTACAAACGTATTCGCTATAAAGGCATCGTGTGCGACCGTTGCGGTGTGGAGGTTACGGAGAAGAAAGTGCGTCGTGAGCGTGCCGGACACATCACTCTCGTTGTGCCCGTAGCCCACATCTGGTATTTCAAGTCGCTGCCTAACAAGATAGGCTACCTGCTCGGACTGCCAACTAAGAAACTCGACTCCATCATCTACTACGAGCGTTATGTCGTAATTCAACCCGGTCTTCTTAGTGAGGACTGTAACGAACTCGACTTGCTTACGGAGGAAGAATATCTCGAACTCCTGAAGAAACTGCCACAGGACAACCAATACCTCGAAGACACCGATCCTAACAAGTTCATTGCCAAGATGGGTGCCGAGGCTGTGTATGACCTCCTGCATCGCCTTGATCTTGATGCACTTTCTTACGAACTGCGCGACCGTGCCAATACCGACACTTCCATGCAGCGTAAGAACGATGCACTCAAGCGTCTTCAGGTGGTAGAAGCCTTCAGAAGCAGCAAGGAAATCAATAAGCCGGAGTGGATGATTATGAAGATTCTTCCGGTTACTCCGCCAGACCTCAGGCCATTGGTACCACTCGATGGCGGGCGTTTTGCAACCTCTGACCTCAACGACCTCTATCGTCGCGTACTCATTCGCAACAACCGTCTGAAGCGTCTCCTTGAGATCAAGGCACCTGAAGTTATCCTTCGCAACGAAAAGCGTATGCTTCAGGAGGCAGTGGACAGCCTTTTCGACAATAGCCGCAAGAGTAGTGCAGTGAAGAGCGACAGCAACCGTCCACTCAAATCTCTCAGCGACTCGCTCAAGGGTAAGCAGGGGCGCTTCCGCCAGAACCTGCTCGGTAAGCGTGTGGACTATTCAGCACGTTCCGTAATCGTTGTAGGTCCTGAACTCAAGATGGGCGAATGCGGTTTGCCAAAACTCATGGCAGCAGAACTCTACAAACCGTTCGTTATTCGTAAACTGATAGAGCGCGGAGTGGTTAAGACCGTGAAGAGTGCCAAGCGTCTTGTGGATCGTAAAGACCCGATGATCTGGGATATCCTCGAGTATGTGATGAAGGGACATCCCGTGCTCTTGAACCGTGCTCCGACACTCCACCGTCTCGGTATCCAGGCTTTCCAGCCGAAGATGATAGAAGGCAAAGCCATTCAACTACATCCGCTTGCTTGTACGGCATTCAATGCCGACTTCGACGGCGACCAGATGGCTGTGCACCTCCCGTTGAGCAATGAAGCCATCATGGAGGCACAGATTCTGATGCTGCAGAGCCACAACATCCTCAATCCTGCCAATGGCGCACCTATCACCGTGCCATCACAGGATATGGTGCTCGGTCTCTATTACATCACAAAGATACGTCCGGGAGCAAAAGGCGAAGGACTGACTTTCTATGGTCCCGAAGAGGCTATCATCGCTTTCAACGAAAACAGAGTGGATGTACACGCACCTGTTAAGGTGCTTGTAGATGACCTCGATGAGAACGGATTCCCTGTTAAGCACATTGTTGAGACTTCAGTGGGACGTGTCATCGTCAACGAAATCATCCCGAAAGAAGTTGGCTTTGTCAACACCATCATCTCAAAAAAATCGCTGAGAGATGTCATTACACGTGTTATCAAATCCGTTGGTATGGCTGAAGCCTGTGAATTCCTCGACGGTATCAAGAATCTGGGTTATCGCATGGCGTATGAAGGCGGTCTTTCGTTCAACCTCGACGACATCATCATTCCGGAAGAAAAGAAGAATATCGTCAAGAGGGGTAACGACGAAGTTGACCAGATTACAGCCAACTATAACATGGGCTTTATCACGGATAAGGAACGCTACAATCAGGTCATCGACACCTGGTCGCACGTGAATACCGACCTCAAGAAGATTCTCATGAAAGAGATGACAGAGGCAGACCAGGGTTTCAATGCCGTGTTCATGATGCTCGATTCAGGTGCCCGTGGTTCTGCCGACCAGATTGCACAGTTGGCAGGCATGCGTGGTCTTATGGCTAAGCCACAGAAAGCCGGTGCTGAAGGCAACATGATTATTGAGAATCCTATTCTCTCCAACTTCAAGGAAGGTATGTCGGTACTTGAGTACTTTATTTCTACTCACGGTGCTCGTAAGGGTCTTGCCGACACCGCTCTCAAGACAGCCGATGCCGGTTACCTCACACGTCGTCTTGTCGATGTGTCGCACGATGTCATCATCACAGAGGAAGACTGCGGCACACTGCGCGGACTCGTATGCCATGCGCTCAAGGACGGCGATGAAGTCATTTCGTCGCTCGGAGAACGCATACTCGGACGTGTTACGGTGCACGACATCATCAATCCTGAAAGCGGACGACTCATACTGCCTGCAGGTGAGGAAATCACTGAGAGCGTTGTGGCAGAGATAGAAAATTCACCTATCGAGAGCGTCGAGATACGTTCCGTACTCACATGCGAAAGCAAGAAAGGTGTTTGCCAGAAGTGCTACGGACGAAATCTTGCAACAAGCAAGATGGTACAAATTGGCGAACCTGTCGGCGTTATTGCAGCACAGTCCATTGGTGAACCTGGTACACAGCTCACACTGCGTACGTTCCACGCCGGTGGTATTGCCGGTGATGCTGCGGCAAACGCAACCATTACAGCCAAGTCCGACTGCCGAGTAGAATTCGAAGAACTGCGTACAGTAGATGTCAAGGAGGAAGATGGTACACCAAGCAAGGTAGTTGTCAGCCGACTCACCGAAGTACACTTTGTTGATGTGAATACCAACATTGTTCTTTCTGTTATGAATGTGCCTTATGGCTCACACCTCTTTGTTGACGATAAGCAGATGGTAAAGAAAGGCACACTCGTTGCGCGCTGGGACCCGTTCAATGCCGTTATTGTAACTGAAGATGGCGGTAAGATCAAACTCGAAGGCGTGGAAGAAGGTTCTACCTATCGCATCGAGGAGGATGAAGCAACAGGTCTGCGCGAACGCATCGTCGTAGAGTCGAAAGACCGCAACAAGGTGCCCGTAGCGCACATCATGAAGGGCAAGGAAGTGCTCCGTACCTACAACTTCCCCATCAACGGCCATATCTCGGTCGAGGACGGACAGAAAGTGGTGCCGGGCGACATCCTCGTCAAGATACCGCGTGCCGTAAGCAAGGCTGGCGACATCACTGGTGGTCTGCCTCGTGTAACTGAACTCTTCGAGGCCCGCAACCCGAGCAATCCTGCGGTGGTCAGCGAAATCGACGGTGAAATTTCAATGGGTACCGTCAAGAGAGGTCATCGTGAAATCATCGTTACCTCAAAACTTGGCGAGGTGAAGAAATATCTCGTATCGCTGTCTAAGCAAATCCTCGTTCAGGAGAACGACTTCGTTCGTGCCGGAACACCGCTCAGCGATGGTTCTGTTACTCCCGCAGACATCCTTGCCATCCAAGGTCCTACTGCCGTGCAGAGTTACATCGTCAATGAAGTACAGGACGTTTACCGCCTGCAGGGTGTGAAGATTAACGACAAGCACTTTGAGGTTATCGTGCGCCAGATGATGCGCAAGGTAGAAATCCAGGATGCAGGCGACACACGCTTCCTCGAACAGGAAATTGTTGACAAACTCGACTTTGCAGAGGAAAACGATCGCATCTGGGGCAAGAAGGTAGTTACGGATGCGGGCGACAGTGAAAACTTGCACAAGGGACAGATTGTAACCGCCCGCAAACTGCGCGATGAGAACTCGTTCCTCAAGCGTCAGGATAAAGCTATCGTTCAGACACGCGATGCCGTTCCTGCCACGAGCCGTCAAATACTGCAAGGAATCACGCGTGCAGCGTTGCAGACCAAGAGTTTTATGAGTGCCGCTTCCTTCCAGGAGACTACCAAGGTACTCAATGACGCTGCCATCCGCGGTAAAACCGACTATCTGGAAGGTATGAAGGAGAACGTTATCTGCGGACACCTGATTCCTGCCGGTACGGGTCTGAGACAGTTCCAGCGTATCGTCGTAGGCGACAAGGAACAGTACGACCGCCTGCAGCAGTCGGAAAACGTGTATTAA
- a CDS encoding OmpA family protein, with the protein MRKLFTVLAVALAMTATAQKNAFDSNGFFDNWSVGINAGAQSDIHGLRSDLGYRGQVNPDVQSFESNPGSFWQRVRPTMGLEVTKAWSPIYATGIMANTAINSNPSHTVFDEWNVVLTNKINFSNLFCGYNGKPRFFEVEGVAAIGLGSHILNDYSDYEIDNGLVPVLNQSPVAGTAQLAQYGDNDHYFMSRLGLNFNFNLGNSKAWTISLKPAIVYNLDKETYHGKKNGGGISYKYEGAGFDINYAKAELMAGVTYHFKNRNGEHYFTNVKAGYSQAEIDAMNARINALKAQLDAKDADIARLNREIADLQKKLNDCLNRKPETKIVEKIVEKQGPDRSRLTTLVHFPINKTVIQPSQVPNVERVAAYLKNHKDATVVVEGWASIDGPADNNKRLSEGRAKAVKDMLISKYGIAANRIDARSIGNGILTEYSEPEWNRVSECTIVVKD; encoded by the coding sequence ATGAGAAAATTATTTACTGTTCTCGCAGTAGCTCTTGCTATGACTGCTACTGCACAGAAGAATGCCTTCGACAGCAATGGCTTCTTCGACAATTGGTCTGTTGGTATCAATGCTGGTGCACAGTCTGATATCCATGGTCTTCGTTCAGATCTCGGCTATAGAGGCCAGGTTAATCCTGATGTTCAAAGCTTCGAAAGCAACCCTGGTAGCTTCTGGCAAAGAGTTCGCCCAACTATGGGTCTTGAAGTAACAAAGGCATGGAGCCCTATCTATGCTACTGGTATTATGGCTAACACAGCTATCAACTCAAACCCAAGCCACACTGTATTTGATGAGTGGAACGTAGTTTTGACCAACAAGATTAACTTTTCCAACCTCTTCTGTGGCTACAATGGTAAACCTCGTTTCTTTGAAGTAGAAGGTGTTGCAGCTATCGGTCTTGGTTCTCACATTCTCAACGATTATTCAGACTATGAGATTGATAACGGACTTGTTCCTGTTCTTAACCAATCCCCAGTTGCAGGTACTGCACAATTGGCTCAGTATGGCGACAACGACCACTACTTTATGTCTCGTCTTGGTTTGAATTTCAACTTCAACCTTGGTAACTCAAAGGCTTGGACAATTTCTCTGAAGCCTGCCATCGTTTACAACCTTGACAAGGAGACTTATCATGGCAAGAAGAACGGCGGTGGTATCTCTTACAAGTATGAAGGTGCCGGTTTCGACATCAACTATGCTAAGGCTGAACTCATGGCTGGTGTAACCTACCACTTCAAGAACCGCAATGGTGAGCACTACTTCACCAACGTTAAGGCCGGTTACAGTCAGGCTGAAATCGATGCTATGAACGCACGCATCAACGCTCTCAAGGCTCAGCTCGACGCTAAGGACGCTGACATCGCTCGTCTGAACCGCGAAATCGCTGACCTCCAGAAGAAGCTCAACGACTGCCTCAACCGCAAGCCTGAAACTAAGATCGTAGAAAAGATCGTAGAAAAGCAAGGTCCGGACCGCAGCCGCCTGACAACTCTCGTACACTTCCCAATCAACAAGACTGTCATCCAGCCTTCTCAGGTGCCCAACGTAGAACGCGTTGCTGCTTACCTCAAGAACCACAAGGATGCTACAGTAGTAGTAGAAGGTTGGGCTTCAATCGATGGTCCTGCTGACAATAACAAGCGTCTCTCTGAAGGTCGTGCTAAGGCCGTTAAGGATATGCTCATCAGCAAGTATGGCATCGCTGCCAACAGAATCGATGCTCGCAGCATTGGTAACGGTATCCTTACCG